The following coding sequences are from one Oncorhynchus kisutch isolate 150728-3 linkage group LG23, Okis_V2, whole genome shotgun sequence window:
- the LOC109877823 gene encoding programmed cell death 1 ligand 2 isoform X1, with translation MIVIHEDQIQFMTNLCRNPVRMEQTFLLVLQVVLWPTLAALFTVEVDSPFHVAEFRGVVTMGCRFQPGGQGPDLSVIWHRIWPPPVVEVYRLENRQEDLTSQNPQYRGRVRLVTEEMTNGWAKLEVSMLRINDSGTYQCLVEMAGADYKQTTLTVKASYKTIVKSMKRRRGDEVELVCESEGYPLATMTWKDRSLGNIKSNDTTVRTPDQLFQVTSTITVKSSDKNNYTCALVEEGEVPKGQSARFDIPDEIDLPPAMHSKSKCDTLSIALGTSLTVAMVIAAAIFGYRRRTGRPGDPSTPSTNTLLAQQRWDLDPF, from the exons ATGATTGTTATTCATGAAGATCAGATCCaatttatgaccaatttatgcagaaatccag TTAGAATGGAGCAGACCTTTCTTTTGGTTTTACAAGTAGTCTTATGGCCCACTCTTGCAG CCTTGTTCACAGTGGAGGTGGACAGTCCATTCCACGTGGCAGAGTTCCGCGGTGTAGTCACCATGGGTTGCAGGTTCCAACCTGGGGGCCAGGGCCCAGACTTGTCAGTGATATGGCATCGCATCTGGCCTCCTCCAGTTGTGGAGGTGTACAGGctggagaacagacaggaagacctCACTTCCCAGAATCCCCAGTACCGTGGCAGGGTACGATTGGTGACAGAAGAGATGACCAATGGGTGGGCCAAGCTAGAGGTGTCCATGCTGAGGATCAATGACTCTGGGACCTACCAATGCCTCGTGGAAATGGCGGGAGCTGATTACAAACAGACAACTTTGACTGTTAAAG CCTCCTATAAAACCATTGTTAAAAGCATGAAGAGGCGTCGGGGGGATGAGGTAGAGCTGGTCTGTGAGTCTGAGGGCTATCCTCTGGCCACGATGACCTGGAAAGACAGGAGTCTCGGGAACATAAAGTCCAATGACACCACTGTTAGAACTCCAGACCAGCTGTTCCAAGTCACCAGCACGATAACAGTGAAATCCTCTGACAAAAACAACTACACCTGTGCCTTGGTGGAGGAAGGGGAAGTTCCAAAGGGTCAATCAGCCAGGTTTGACATCCCAG ATGAAATAGACCTACCACCAGCAATGCATAGTAAAAGTAAATGTGACACCCTTTCTATTGCATTGGGCACATCACTGACTGTGGCCATGGTCATTGCTGCTGCCATCTTTGGCTATCGCAGACGGACAG GGAGGCCCGGGGATCCCAGCACCCCAAGCACTAACACCCTCCTGGCTCAGCAGAGATGGGACCTGGACCCCTTTTAG
- the LOC109877823 gene encoding programmed cell death 1 ligand 2 isoform X2, which produces MEQTFLLVLQVVLWPTLAALFTVEVDSPFHVAEFRGVVTMGCRFQPGGQGPDLSVIWHRIWPPPVVEVYRLENRQEDLTSQNPQYRGRVRLVTEEMTNGWAKLEVSMLRINDSGTYQCLVEMAGADYKQTTLTVKASYKTIVKSMKRRRGDEVELVCESEGYPLATMTWKDRSLGNIKSNDTTVRTPDQLFQVTSTITVKSSDKNNYTCALVEEGEVPKGQSARFDIPDEIDLPPAMHSKSKCDTLSIALGTSLTVAMVIAAAIFGYRRRTGRPGDPSTPSTNTLLAQQRWDLDPF; this is translated from the exons ATGGAGCAGACCTTTCTTTTGGTTTTACAAGTAGTCTTATGGCCCACTCTTGCAG CCTTGTTCACAGTGGAGGTGGACAGTCCATTCCACGTGGCAGAGTTCCGCGGTGTAGTCACCATGGGTTGCAGGTTCCAACCTGGGGGCCAGGGCCCAGACTTGTCAGTGATATGGCATCGCATCTGGCCTCCTCCAGTTGTGGAGGTGTACAGGctggagaacagacaggaagacctCACTTCCCAGAATCCCCAGTACCGTGGCAGGGTACGATTGGTGACAGAAGAGATGACCAATGGGTGGGCCAAGCTAGAGGTGTCCATGCTGAGGATCAATGACTCTGGGACCTACCAATGCCTCGTGGAAATGGCGGGAGCTGATTACAAACAGACAACTTTGACTGTTAAAG CCTCCTATAAAACCATTGTTAAAAGCATGAAGAGGCGTCGGGGGGATGAGGTAGAGCTGGTCTGTGAGTCTGAGGGCTATCCTCTGGCCACGATGACCTGGAAAGACAGGAGTCTCGGGAACATAAAGTCCAATGACACCACTGTTAGAACTCCAGACCAGCTGTTCCAAGTCACCAGCACGATAACAGTGAAATCCTCTGACAAAAACAACTACACCTGTGCCTTGGTGGAGGAAGGGGAAGTTCCAAAGGGTCAATCAGCCAGGTTTGACATCCCAG ATGAAATAGACCTACCACCAGCAATGCATAGTAAAAGTAAATGTGACACCCTTTCTATTGCATTGGGCACATCACTGACTGTGGCCATGGTCATTGCTGCTGCCATCTTTGGCTATCGCAGACGGACAG GGAGGCCCGGGGATCCCAGCACCCCAAGCACTAACACCCTCCTGGCTCAGCAGAGATGGGACCTGGACCCCTTTTAG